The DNA sequence TCCACAAGCCGTAACCCGGCGTAATATGGACCCGGTCCAGGCTGGTCAAACCGGCTGTTTCATAGCAGCGTTTAAACATGATGGCCCAGTCTTCGACATCCTGCCTTGTATACGGAATAATGACCGGGGTGCCGGTGGTTCCGGAAGAGGAGTGAATCCGGACAATCTCACTGTCGGGAACAGCCTGCAGGCCAAGCGGATAAGCTTCTCTCAGATCATCTTTATTGGTAAACGGTAGCTTTTCAAAATCTTCCTGGCTTTGCATGCTCTGAAGTTCGTACCCTGCAAATTTCTTGCTGTAAAAGCCGTCGAGACTGCAGAGCTTGGTCAGATTTTTTTTAATCGCTGCAAACTGGGTTTCATTCATCCGTCTCATACACAAATATTCCCCTCTTCTATGTTTTGGGCACCGGCCCGAAGGGCCTGAATGTTCATGTCCAGCAGTTTGGCCGGCAATACGCTTTCCAGAGCAGTTTCCATGTCCGTAAGTGTAAAGCCAAGTACACCGCTGCCTGCTGCTGCACCGAGTAAGGCAGTGTTTAAGACTTTTGGTGAGCCGCAGACAGAACAGACTGCATCGCTATCCACAATATAGAGCCGGCTGACGTTGTTTTGCAGATAGTCCAGCATCGTCTTCCCCTCATAGCCTTCAGCCGAGAGTGAAGCTGTGACCGGTTTAATCGCTTTTTGACTGACAACGACGGTCCCTTGAGGCTTTAAAAAAGGAAGCGCCCGTACAGCTTCCGCGGGTTCAAAACCAATCATTAGATCAGCTGTCTTCAGTGCTACCAGCGGAGCGTGAATATTTTCACCGATCCTTACATGGCTGACGACGCAGCCACCCCGCTGGGCCATGCCGATCGTCTCCGCTGTACGAACTTTTAAGCCTTTTTGCATCGCGGATTGGGCAATAACTTTGGAAGCAAGGACAATTCCCTGACCGCCTACCCCTGCTAAGATAATATTCATACCGGCTCACCTCCTATCGCAGCAAAGGAACAGACCTGTGCACAGAGGGAGCAACCGTAGCATAAAGCCGAATCAATTTCAGCCTTATCCACTTTCCAGGTAATGGCCGGACAGCCCAATTCTTTGATACAGCGCTTGCAGCCGCTGCATTTTCCGGGATCAACCGTGAATTGCGGCCCTGGTTTGGCTATTGCAATGCACGGATATTCAAAGATCACCGCTGAAACGCCACGCACCGCTGCAGCATCTTGGACGGCAGCGACCGCTTGTTTTAAGTTGAGCGGATTACATGTCGTAATCTGTTTAACACCCAAGGCCTGAAGGACAGCCGGAATACTAATTTTTTCAGCGATATTTCCCATCATGGTTTTCCCGGTGCCTGGGTGTGGCTGATGACCTGTCATCGCCGTTGTCGAATTGTCGAGAATGATCAATACGATATCGGTTTCATTGTAAACAGCATTAATCACACCGGCAATGCCTGTATGAAAAAAGGTTGAATCACCGATAAATGCAAAATTAACCGTATCCGGTTCAGCGCGGTGCAGTCCCTGGGCAATCGTAATGCCTGCACCCATGCAGAGGCAGGTGTCGACCATCTCCAGCGGACTTGCATTACCAAGTGTATAGCAGCCGATGTCACCGGAAAAGACCGCTTTCTTACCTTTCATGGCTTTTTTCACCGCGTAAAAAGAAGCGCGGTGCGGACAGCCGGCACAGAGTACCGGAGGCCGGACCGGCAGAGCCGGCTGCTCAGGCTGTATAACTTCTACAGTCTGTTGATCCTCTTCAGCTATGCATTCTTCTTTATTGTATATATCCTCTTGTTTAGCATTCAATGTGGAGAGATTTAGACGGCAGTCTTCATCCTGGTTAGGCTTCTTTAAGAATTTCGTGATTGCCTTGCGCGCGATTTCAATGCTGTTTTCCCCAGCCTGAGGGGTATGGCCGCTCAGTTTGCCGAAGACTTTGACAGGCAAATGGTATTGGCCGCAAAGGAAAATCAATTCTTTTTCAATCACTGGATCCAGTTCTTCGATCACCAGTACTTCATCGAGGCCGCTTAAAAATTCCAGGGCCAGTCTTACCGGAAAAGGATGCGGTGTGGAAATTTTAAAAAGTTTATAGTCAATATTCGAACTATTTTTCTGTACATCGTTTTCGCGTTGACGGCACTCCTTCAGGACCTGGATTGCTTCACACGTATAAGCATAACTGATGCCGCCTGTGGCAATACCTTTTTTACCGCAGCCAGTTAATGTATTGCAGGGATAGGAGGAAAAGTCCGCTTCCAGGATTGGACGCCTGGCTTCAATTTGCAGATGCTTTTCATAAGAAAGACGAGGAAAAATCGTCCACTTCGGATTTTTGACAAAAGCATCGACCGAAGAAGCCGCCTGGGCGGGCTCGAGTACGATAGAGGCGCTGCCATGACAAACACGCGTGGTTGGACGAAATAAGACCGGGGTCTTGTATTTTTCCGAATAGGCAAACGCATCGCCAATCATCTGATAAGCTTCTTCCGGTGAAGATGGGTCAAAGACAGGCAGTTTGGCAAAAGAAGCAAAATGGCGGGTATCCTGCTCTGTCTGGGAAGAAATAGGTCCGGGATCATCGGCAACAACGATGACCATTCCCCCTTCTACCCCGATATAAGCGAGGCTCATTAATGGATCGGAAGCAACATTAAGACCAACCTGTTT is a window from the Dehalobacter sp. DCA genome containing:
- a CDS encoding indolepyruvate oxidoreductase subunit beta, encoding MNIILAGVGGQGIVLASKVIAQSAMQKGLKVRTAETIGMAQRGGCVVSHVRIGENIHAPLVALKTADLMIGFEPAEAVRALPFLKPQGTVVVSQKAIKPVTASLSAEGYEGKTMLDYLQNNVSRLYIVDSDAVCSVCGSPKVLNTALLGAAAGSGVLGFTLTDMETALESVLPAKLLDMNIQALRAGAQNIEEGNICV
- a CDS encoding thiamine pyrophosphate-dependent enzyme yields the protein MEQVLLMGNEAIAMGAIRAGVAVVTGYPGTPSTEILETVARKNPGNIYVEWSVNEKSALEVAAGAAYAGLRTMVTMKQVGLNVASDPLMSLAYIGVEGGMVIVVADDPGPISSQTEQDTRHFASFAKLPVFDPSSPEEAYQMIGDAFAYSEKYKTPVLFRPTTRVCHGSASIVLEPAQAASSVDAFVKNPKWTIFPRLSYEKHLQIEARRPILEADFSSYPCNTLTGCGKKGIATGGISYAYTCEAIQVLKECRQRENDVQKNSSNIDYKLFKISTPHPFPVRLALEFLSGLDEVLVIEELDPVIEKELIFLCGQYHLPVKVFGKLSGHTPQAGENSIEIARKAITKFLKKPNQDEDCRLNLSTLNAKQEDIYNKEECIAEEDQQTVEVIQPEQPALPVRPPVLCAGCPHRASFYAVKKAMKGKKAVFSGDIGCYTLGNASPLEMVDTCLCMGAGITIAQGLHRAEPDTVNFAFIGDSTFFHTGIAGVINAVYNETDIVLIILDNSTTAMTGHQPHPGTGKTMMGNIAEKISIPAVLQALGVKQITTCNPLNLKQAVAAVQDAAAVRGVSAVIFEYPCIAIAKPGPQFTVDPGKCSGCKRCIKELGCPAITWKVDKAEIDSALCYGCSLCAQVCSFAAIGGEPV